The DNA segment GCGTCCATCACGGGACGGCGACTACAACGTTCCCGTTCGACGGTCCCGGACACGTCGGTGAATCGAGGCAGGATACCATGCCGACCCGGTTCGGACAACGGGGTCGATAGGATACCCTCAAATGCCGGGCGTTCATAAGGACGGTATGGCACTCAGAGCGGTCGTGTTCGATCTCGACTACACCCTCGCAGTGGTTACACGCGACCGGTCGACGCTGCTGGCGGAGGCCTCGGAGTCGGCCGGGATCCCCGTCGGGTTCTCCCGGGAGGAGTACGGCGCGGCCCACCAGCGCGCCCATTCCCACGAGACGCGCGGCCCGATCTTCGCGGACCTCCTCGACGGGCCGGAGGAGGGCGAGGCGCTCGCGACGGCCTATCGTAGCGCCATCGCCGACAGCCTCGTCCCGATCGAGGGCGCCGAGTCGCTGATCGCCGAGCTCGAAACCGACTACCGGGTCGGCCTGCTCACGAACGGGCCGGTGGTCGCCCAGCGCGATAAGCTCCGGACGCTCGGCTGGGAGGAGCTGTTCGACGCCGCGGTCGTCACCGGCGAACTCGAGGAGGGGAAACCCCACCCGGGCGCGTTCGAGGCGATCCTCGAAGCGCTCGAAGTCGCGCCCGAGGAGGCGGTCTACGTCGGCGACAGCGTCGAGACCGACGTGGCGGGCGCCGCGGAGATCGGCATGGTCGTCGTGCAGGTGCTCTATCCCGGCGGACCCGATCCCGATCCGCGGGCCGACGCCCACCTCCACAGGAACGAACTGGTTCGAGGACTCCCCGACCTCGTTGCTCAGATCGACTGAGCCGCCCGCTCGACGACCGCCACCGCTCGTTTTACCTGCGCGCCGTCCTCGACGAACACGAGCGTTTTCGGGGGCCGGGTCGCCTTCGGGCGCACCCGCAACCCGGCCGACTCGGCGCGCTCGACGACGTCGTCGCTCGCCCCGAGTTCGACGTGTGCCCGGTTGGGATGGACGTAGACCGCCGCGAGACACTCGTCGTCCCGTTCGATCGCATAGGCGAACGCCCCGTCGGCGGTCGGCTCGACCTCCCGATCCGCCTCGCGCACCGAGAGGGTATCGAGAACGCCGTCGCTCCGGCCGTCGACCTCGCTCGCGAGCAACTGGGCGATCCGGCGGCCGTCGGCGAGCCGTTTTTCGACCATGCGTCCGCTATTCGCGCCGACGGGTTAGCCCTCCCGGTTCAGCGTCTCGCGGATCGCCGGGACCGCCTCGGAGACGTCCATGCCCCGCCGCCGCGCGAAGACGACCGCCGCGACCTCGATGGTG comes from the Halalkalicoccus subterraneus genome and includes:
- a CDS encoding HAD family hydrolase translates to MALRAVVFDLDYTLAVVTRDRSTLLAEASESAGIPVGFSREEYGAAHQRAHSHETRGPIFADLLDGPEEGEALATAYRSAIADSLVPIEGAESLIAELETDYRVGLLTNGPVVAQRDKLRTLGWEELFDAAVVTGELEEGKPHPGAFEAILEALEVAPEEAVYVGDSVETDVAGAAEIGMVVVQVLYPGGPDPDPRADAHLHRNELVRGLPDLVAQID